The Chelmon rostratus isolate fCheRos1 chromosome 9, fCheRos1.pri, whole genome shotgun sequence sequence AATCACACACTCAATTCAGCTTCCTGATAGAGTtgtcttgaaaaaaaaaaaaagaaggggtGATGGTTCAgctgctcaggtgtgtgtgcagtctgaaTCTGCACACATGATAGAAGCTTTACCGAATTCTCATGTCTTTATGCTAAATTTGAGCCACTggctattagcttagcttagcatagcataaagactggaagcagggggaaaaagCTAGTGTGGCTGCCAACACGTCAGACTCTTCCTTTTATCTGCTGTGAATAATCAGAAATCTGTCGACTGGCTGCTAAAATTGAAGTGATGTAAAATTAGAATGACACATCCTTCTCGCAGCCGAATGATCAGGTTTACACAGACGTCACTGGCAGGTGTGAAGAGGCCAGAGGAAGCTGCGTTTAGCTGCAGGAAGACAAACCTGTGAGAAGCTTCTGTGCAGATACAGATGCTtctctttgtttaattttagtttgtttttgacaaaCTCCTTTAAAGGGTGAACGTCTTTGTAGAAACAGCACAAACGCTTTcttattcactttactgatgTTGAAACCAGATCTGCCTGCCAATGAGTTCTTAACAAGGAACATTAGCCTGAACAACTGAGCCTGAAAGATTAATAGCAATACCCCAGAACACTGAATCAAGCATGGTTtatattaaaagaaatattcaagGCATTCCTCCCTTTCTAGGTGAAgtttttcatccatccatcttccctTTGTACTCGTCTCCGTCCGTccatctgttgtgttttattttcgTCATAACGCCTTCCCTCTACTTGTCTTCATCCCTGCTGTGAGGTAGAGGAGCTGCAGCCTCATTCTCATCTGCAGACTCACAGTCTGGACAACAACCACAAGAAGTAAACAAGTAAATGAATCAATGAGTGGAAAATGGGCACACTTCTAAAATGAAGTCAAACTCACGTGCGGCAGGCTGGCCATCTTTCTCATTATCACACTGTGGTCAGAGTCGCTATAGATGTTCTTGTCCTGCCCGGGGTCGCCCGCTAACATATACAACTCTCCAGCATGGACATCAGACACATTCACCTggatggagagacagatggatgacagacagacataaagaataaaaaaagagacaataaGAGGTGGCTTTCATGCTTTGCATTTATGTGACGCACccacctgaaatgtttcaggGTTGAATCCAAGCCAGAGAGTGTATCTGTAGTCCCAGGAGCGGAGAGAGTACCCCATGACCTTGATGTCTTTAAGGTCAGGGAGGTCAGAGTTCCCCTATAAGAAGAACAATCAAAGGCATCTTAAAACTGCACTAACTTTTCTGAAGTGCTGTCAAATCTACAGCTGCGAACTCATCCTGCGAGATGAGCCGGCGCTAACGTCAGGCTGCCAAACTGTTCCATACAGACATTAATCTACAGCAGGTGCAGCACTCATCTGGACGCGTTCATTCAAAGAGCTTGTGCTAGCAGCTAGCGGCTCCGGTGGAAGCGAGCACACAATGCAGAGGGGTCAAAGAGCGTCATGGGAACTGCCGGTCTTCATGAGCTTTGCTCATTTTGACACTTTAAATACAACTTCAAAATCCATTAAAAGTAACTGTGTAACATATTCATTAAAAACACGCCTGCTTGCTTGCTGACTGATagaaatgtgaatgtaaatgatGATTTAACATGTCAGACGGTTAATGGGAGCTTTTTAATTGGCTTTTCTAAACACAGTCTGCGGTACCAGTGGTGTATCAGCAGGTCGAGGGTACTGGCTGAAAGATATggcctcctcatcctcccctctttctctgtgtcgGAAGGTGTAGGCCAGGTTGTCTCCTTCTGTACACAACTCCACCTGAAAGCCAGAGAGCAGACCAAAGAGGACAGGAAATAAATGTCACAGTCAGTTAGGTCACATTCAGATCAGACGTGTTTGGGCCTGTTTATGGAGCGTTTACTTCTGCATTCGTTTTGTTTGGTAATGTCAGTAGAACGTCATTTGCACCAACTGTTCCAAGGTGCATGAAAGGTCTCAGATCTGCTCTTGTGGTGCAATTTGTTGAAAATGACAATGTAATGtgaaatacaggaaatgacaggaaaacacagttaAAACTAAAGACCAAAGGAAGTCGATGACAGAGGTTCAAAAAGGTCAGGCCATGTAACAGACACGGAATTAGATTCTGAGCTTCATTTGAATCCCACTTTTTCAAAGctttaaataaaaagctttgCTTCACTGTTACTCATTGCCTTTAATGACTGAATACAAGAATGAGAGACTACAGCcttagctgctctgtgaggctgcattcACAGccaaatgctaaatgctaacatactcacaataacaatgttgatgtgctaatgttagcagacTCATTCCAAGAACATTATCTGCAGTACTAAACTTGTAAACTTGTTAGCAAAGGAAATCAAATAAGCAGTCTGAAGCTGCTTTttggttaaacaaaaaaatctagTCTTAAGTATAAACATAGTTGAAGTCAGTGAAAACCACTAGATTCAATAAATGGATCCAGTTTTCATCCATTCATACCTGGAAAGAAACATCAGGACAAGGTTCAGGTGCTCTGAGGCCAGCCAGGTAGGAGACGGTGGGAAAAACATCCACCAGCTCCACCACGTTTCTTATTACTTTGTCATCTGGAAGTGAGAGGGGTCAGCCAATTAGAGAAGTCTTACACAGCCGCTGACAGCAAAATAGTCATGATATCCACTAAAGCTTACTAGACGCCCTGCTGTTAAATTTCATCATCATTGCACCATTTGCACTTGAAGTCAAAACTGTCCGAGGCGAAATATCAAAGTGCTTCCCTGTCCTAATGCTTGTGGGAGCCCTCCATGTATATCAAAGACCTTATGAAAGTCAAGTTGGCATAATAATACATGTTTCAACAAGGTTTACATGAGCAACTAGGACCAAAGATTCTAAATCAAACTTGAGCTCCCTTTTGTGACTTATATGTATGGTGCTTTTAAGTGCTGAAAAGAACTGCACATGTTTCATGTTAATCAACAGTAATTTGTCATCAGTAAATGGGCCTTACTCTTAAAGCTGTGCTCCGCTTTGGTGAGGACATCAATAAAGGGAAAGGTAATCCCTCCCAACCAATCATGGTTTGTGGTGACGCCAGGAACATAGAAGATAAGAGGGACGCGTGTTGCCACATCAAAATTAGAATATTTAGCCCATTCACCGTGTTCTCCTAACGACCAACCTGCAacaggagggagaaagggagagataATGAAAGACAGTAGTTTAAAAGACTGAGGCGGGTTGAAGAAATAAAGGgaatcaaaacaacaaatctgCATCATACAAATAACACTTCAGATACACAAAGGTTTTTCCCAGTCACCTTATATTGAAAATGATGGCATTTGACTGAGCTTTACTGGGTACATATCAAACAGTCATAGATAGGATTCACTCAGCTTCCTCACCTGAAGGAGGaacattaaaagaaattaaGGTTCCAAGTCacaaatttttaaaaataaaaaataaggaaGCAATGCAAAAAGTACAGCAAAACTATGGAGGGAGGTAAAAGCACAATATTCTGTTACAACACTGCCATCTGGTGGTGAAAGAGCAGCAGAACTACCACACGTCTGCAATGTTTACTTAAAAAACAGTCATTCATTTTACTAAATATCTGAAAGGAAGCAGTCATGTCAGCGTTTAactcaaaatcaaacacataaTATAATGAGTCATTCCCAGTTCAGTTCCCAAGCAGGTGTCTACTAACCATGATCTGAGCTGAACACCACCATAGTGCTCTCAGCCAGCCCCAGCTCATCAAGAGCACTGAGCAGCCGCCCAACCTGACTGTCCATGTAAGACACAGCAGCGTAATAATGCTGACGGATGCGCAGCTGCAAGACACGATGCAGAAAaaagtgtgttagtgtgtgtttcaggcagGGAACCAAATCAGAAATGGTTTAAAAGTGTTGCCAGCAGCCAGTTCATACCTGAAAGTCTTTAGGAATTGGTCCATATGGGAAACTAACGTTGAGCTTTTGGACgtcttccctcctcctcacGTCCATCCAGGGGTTGTAGGCAACAGGTGGAAGGAGTTTAGGGACATTGGGGTCAGGAGCTAGAGTCATTTGGTCTATGGGATATAGCCTCAGGTACTCCTGTAATGTACATGTTTATTGGTATATTATATAtcttatatatatttatactgaATGTTGTTGAACAGGTGCATTTGAGTtgtgacaaaaaagaaactctTACATCCAAATATTTATTCTAAATCATTCAGAATCAGATActttcttattattattgctggGATTGCTGTGGCCTCTGACTTCATATTATTTCAAGTTCAATTATTTCAGGCGTTACTTTAACACACAAGCTGAAGGTTTGGAGGGAAGACAATGTTAGTTAAAGAGAAACTGTTATTTTTCTGGTTACTCTCCGTCATCAAAATATGATCCCACATTACTCAAGTATTGCTCTAACTACAAATATATTATTACTAAGATATTAAATGGTTGTTACTTCCAATTAGCAAGATACAGCATAAATCAGCATTTACCTGGCGCTCTCTTTTGAACTAAATTACAGCCCTGGTGATTGTTGCCATTTACAGTATACAGGAACCCTCTAAccttaaacaaaaacatgtaagttaaagactttttaaaaggaCTCTGACTCCTCTGAGCCTCAAGTATTGCAAATGTTCTCAGATAATTTTAGCTTCATTGACTTTCATCATTCCAGAAGCTGCACTTTGTGCTTGGAGTTTTTAATCTGGCAGAGACGGCTGTAGGTGTCCAGGCGAT is a genomic window containing:
- the ids gene encoding iduronate 2-sulfatase, with amino-acid sequence MFAGVRVSLLLLVLHTLALAVVARRGRKNVLFIMADDLRTSLGCYGDPVVKSPNIDQLASKSQVFLNAYAQQAVCAPSRTSMLTSRRPDTTRLYDFNSYWRVHSGNYTTMPQYFKSRGYFTMSVGKVFHPGIPSNHTDDYPYSWSIPAYHPASLRYEKEKMCKGEDGKLHANLLCAVNVTEQPGGTLPDMESTDEAVRLLKSRANDDVPFFLAVGFHKPHIPFRIPQEYLRLYPIDQMTLAPDPNVPKLLPPVAYNPWMDVRRREDVQKLNVSFPYGPIPKDFQLRIRQHYYAAVSYMDSQVGRLLSALDELGLAESTMVVFSSDHGWSLGEHGEWAKYSNFDVATRVPLIFYVPGVTTNHDWLGGITFPFIDVLTKAEHSFKNDKVIRNVVELVDVFPTVSYLAGLRAPEPCPDVSFQVELCTEGDNLAYTFRHRERGEDEEAISFSQYPRPADTPLGNSDLPDLKDIKVMGYSLRSWDYRYTLWLGFNPETFQVNVSDVHAGELYMLAGDPGQDKNIYSDSDHSVIMRKMASLPHTVSLQMRMRLQLLYLTAGMKTSRGKAL